TACACGTATACAGCCTGCTTTACCCACTGAACGCAGTTGCGTTAGCCTTTTCCCCGTATATGCCCTACCTTTACACCATAACCAGAATCTAAAACTATAGTCAATATGGCCAACGGATTTTTCAATGTTCCCATTCCGGTGAACGAGCCTGTGAAGAGCTATGCTCCGGGCAGCAAAGAAAGAGAAGAACTTCTCAACACATACAATGAACTGCGCGAGCAGCAACTGGACATTCCCATGTACATTGGCGGCGAAGAAGTGCGTAGCGGCAAGACCGGCACCATCGCGCCTCCGCATGATCACCAGCGCGTGATTGCCACCTATCATCAGGGAGATGCCAGCCACGTACAACAAGCCATTGATGCTGCTTTGGCCGCTCGTGAGCAATGGGCCAACATGCCTTGGGAAAGCCGCGCCGCCATCTTCTTGAAAGCCGCCGATCTTTTGGCAGGTCCTTTCAGAGCGCGCATGAACGCTGCCACCATGCTGGGGCAGTCCAAGAACGCGTTTCAGGCTGAGATTGATGCCGCCTGTGAGCTGATTGACTTCTTCAAGTTCAACGTGAAGTACATGACCGACATCTACAAGATGCAACCAGAGTCATTGCCCGGCATGTGGAACCGGTTGGAGCACCGCCCGCTAGAAGGCTTCGTGTTTGCTTTGACGCCGTTCAACTTTACCTCTATTGCCGCTAACCTGCCGGCCGCCCCTGCCTTGATGGGCAACGTGGTGGTTTGGAAACCAGCCAACACGCAGATCTATTCGGCTAAAGTGATCATGGACCTGTTCAAAGCCGCTGGCGTGCCAGACGGCGTAATCAACCTAGTGTATGTAGACGGACCGGTTGCGGGTGACGTTATCTTCAAGCACCGTGATTTCTCTGGTATCCACTTCACCGGTAGTACTGGCGTATTCAACCACATCTGGAAAACCATCGGTGAGAACGTAGGCAACTACCGCAACTACCCACGCATTGTGGGGGAGACTGGTGGTAAAGACTTCATCGTGGCACATAAATCAGCGGATGCCAAAGAAGTAGCCGTGGCCATTACTCGTGGCGCCTTTGAGTACCAGGGCCAGAAATGTTCTGCCGCCTCTAGAGCGTACATCCCTAGCAACATCTGGGAAGACGTGAAAGCCTACGTGATTGAAGACTTAGCATCACTGGAGATGGGTGACCCGCAGGACTTCGGGAATTTCATCAACGCCGTGATTGACGAGAAATCGTTTGACAAGTTGGCCAAGTACATTGACGCTGCCAAGAAAGACAAAGGGGTAGAGATCATTGCCGGTGGTAACTATGACAAGAGCAAAGGATACTTCATTGAGCCAACCATCATCGTTGCAGAAGATCCTTCTTATGTGACCATGTGCGAAGAGCTTTTCGGACCGGTGTTGACTTTGCACGTGTATGATGAAAACAAATTTGAGGAGACTTTGGAGATTGTAGACAAAACGTCTCCATACGCTTTGACAGGTGCCATCTTCTCTAATGACCGTTACGCCATTGAGGTAGCTTCTAAGAAACTTTCTCATGCGGCCGGTAACTTCTACATCAATGACAAGCCTACGGGTGCCGTGGTAGGCCAGCAGCCGTTCGGTGGATCGCGCGCCTCGGGCACCAATGACAAGGCCGGCTCCATGCTGAACCTGTTGCGTTGGACTACTGCCCGTACCATCAAAGAAACGTTTGTACCGCCGGTAGATTACCGCTACCCGTTCTTACAGCGCGGAAGCGCCCCAGAAGGCGCTATCTAAGCGTTTTTCATCTAATTTCCAGAAAACAGCCCAAAAACGGTCTCCCGTTCTTGGGCTGTTTTGTTTTATTAGCAGGATTTGCTGGATTGAAGCAGAATTTGCTGGATTGTTTGATTTATCAGGATTAGGGACGCTTGAAGCAAGCCATTGGCTCAGGTTTGGCATCTAAGCAAACAGCAGAATACCTTCCTTCATCCTGACCTTCCCTCTCCCTTGAGAAAGAATTGCGATTTTAGCCTGTTTCCTGGAAATTAGGCGAAAAACGAGTAAAGACACTCGTAGGAGCTGCGCATACTACGAGGTCATAAAGAGTCCTGAGTCTTGAGTCACAGTAGATTTCCGCCGGTAGGGCGATGAAGGCATTGCAACCCCTCTTCCATCAAATAGTCAGCCGACCGACCTTGCGCAGGGCAGCCTTGGCTGTGCGCCCGGAGCATGGGTAGGGAGTGAGCAGCGGCCTATCTTACAGCAGAGGCGTAAGCTCACGATGAAACGAGTCACGCCAGCCAGGTGCACACTCCGAAGAAAAGACTGTCTGAGCGGCAGCGAGTTTCTTTTCTTCTTGATTCTTTTGGTTACTTTTCTCATCAAGGAGAAAAGTGACAAACCTGAGCAGAAAGGAAGAAAGAGGGAAGTTTGGCAAGAAGGAATTGGGCAGTAGAGGCAGGAATTATGCCC
The nucleotide sequence above comes from Nibribacter ruber. Encoded proteins:
- the pruA gene encoding L-glutamate gamma-semialdehyde dehydrogenase, producing MANGFFNVPIPVNEPVKSYAPGSKEREELLNTYNELREQQLDIPMYIGGEEVRSGKTGTIAPPHDHQRVIATYHQGDASHVQQAIDAALAAREQWANMPWESRAAIFLKAADLLAGPFRARMNAATMLGQSKNAFQAEIDAACELIDFFKFNVKYMTDIYKMQPESLPGMWNRLEHRPLEGFVFALTPFNFTSIAANLPAAPALMGNVVVWKPANTQIYSAKVIMDLFKAAGVPDGVINLVYVDGPVAGDVIFKHRDFSGIHFTGSTGVFNHIWKTIGENVGNYRNYPRIVGETGGKDFIVAHKSADAKEVAVAITRGAFEYQGQKCSAASRAYIPSNIWEDVKAYVIEDLASLEMGDPQDFGNFINAVIDEKSFDKLAKYIDAAKKDKGVEIIAGGNYDKSKGYFIEPTIIVAEDPSYVTMCEELFGPVLTLHVYDENKFEETLEIVDKTSPYALTGAIFSNDRYAIEVASKKLSHAAGNFYINDKPTGAVVGQQPFGGSRASGTNDKAGSMLNLLRWTTARTIKETFVPPVDYRYPFLQRGSAPEGAI